ATCTTCACTTGTTCCAGGACATGCAACAACCTTTGCTTGAAGCCCTAAGGACTCAATGCGCTTTAATCCTGGTGCGTATCCGTTTGGATATGAGTGGACAACAATCTCATCGCACATAAATAGACTCTCTTCTGAAACGCTATCCATATCTCCAATTATTATATGAGGTTTAATTTTCTCTTGCAGCAAGGCATCTGCAGCACCATCCACTGCTATTATTACAGGTTTTACTTCCGTAATATAACTTTTTATGGCTTTTATATCCTTTTTAAAACTACTACCACGTGTAACAACGAGAACATGTCTTCCAGCAATCTTGGTCTTGAGCTCAGGCATTTCAAACTGTCCTAATATGAATCCTTTTTCCTTTTTTGCATATTCAAAAGTATTTTCTATAAAATCTTCTAATAGATTTTCCATTTCTTTGAAACTCTTTTGGTAAAAATATTCAAATTCATCTTTTTTCAAGTATTTTGCCACACATAAATATTTACCATTTAGATATATCTTATCTTCTTTAATTTCCAAAAGATCGCCTTCCTTAATTTGGTTAAATATATCTTCACCTAAATCGTCAATAATTGTCACACCATTAGAAAGAAGAATCCTTGCTCCAAGGGCAGGAAATCTTCCTGTAAAGGATTTAGCACAGTTTACTATAATCTTTACTTTCTTTTCTAAAAGTGAATAAGCAGCAACCTCATCAATATCCTCATGCAATATTACTGGAATATCATCTGGTCTGAGTCGCTTAACCAAATTTTTCGTCTTTCTGTCAATCTTAACCTTTCCTTTTACCATTATTTATCACTCTTATTTTTTTGAAGTTTGGGATTAACAATCTCACGCCATGACAAGTCTCCCCTGTCAAGTGCTTTTATCAAAAGTTCTGCTGTTGCTATATTTGTTGCAAGTGGAATGTTGTGAACGTCGCAAAGTCTCAAAAGAGCATTCACATCTGGCTCATGAGGCTGTGCTGTCAGAGGATCTCTTAAAAATATCACCATGTCTATCTGGTTGTACGCAATCAAAGAGCCTATTTGCTGGTCACCACCAAGTGGTCCTGGTAAAAATCTGTGGACCTCAAGTCCAGTTGCTTCTTGAATTAGTCTTCCTGTTGTACCTGTTGCGTATAAAGTGTGTTTCGAAAGTATGAATTTATACGCTATAGCAAACTGAACCATGAGTTCTTTCTTTTTGTCGTGCGCAATAAGTGCTATATTCATCTTCTTCACCTCAAAACATAGTTTTTATATTTTCTCTGTAGATATTCTGAACTATCCCAAGCGATGCCATGGAGGTAAGCATAGAACTTCCTCCATAGCTTATAAAAGGTAGCGGAATTCCTGTTACAGGCATAATACCAAGTGTCATAGCGATATTTACAAACATTTGGAAACCGAACATTCCAGCAATTCCTGCTACAATGTATGAACCGATCTTATCTTTACAATCAGATGCTATCTTGATTAAATTTATAATTAACAAAGAATAAAGTACTATTATTACTATGCATCCAACAAATCCTATCTCCTCACCTGCTACCCCAAATATAAAGTCTGATTCCTTGACAGGTAGATAATTTAACCTATTTATAGTACCCATAAAAAGCCCTTTTCCAAATAGTTTACCAGAGCCTATTGCAATTTTTGAATACATGACTTGCCAACCTTTACCTAATGGATCAAGCTCTGGGTTAAACAAAATTCTCACTCTATCCTTTTGATAATCAAGAAGTATAAACTCCCACGCAATGGGTATGAACACAGCAAGTGCCCCCATTGCTATATAAAAGTACCGAAGGCTTAAACCTGCTACAAACAGAATTGTCACAATTATTGCAACAAAGACCGAAGCTGTTCCTAAGTCAGGTTGTTTGAGAACAAATACTATAGGTATGATAGCAAAAAACAAAACTTTTGCAAGATTTTTAAAAGTATTAATGTTTTCTTGCATTGAAACAGCCTTTGCAAAAAATATTACTATTAAAAGCTTAGAAATCTCAGATGGCTGGAACGATAAAGGTCCAATTTTAATCCACCTTTGGCCGCCCAACACATTTATTCCGTTGATATCAACATAAAGAAGTAGTCCTATCATTATCAAATAAATAATAACATAAAAGTTGGTCAGAATTCTATAGTCAATTATTGAAAATACAAAAAATAGAACAAAACCTAAACAAAACCAAATAACTTGGGATACTACCAGCTTATACTTACCTGTGTCAAGTATATTGCTTGCACTTGCAATCAACACAAAACCTATGACACACAGCAAAATCATCAATACTATTAAAAAAACATTATACCTTTTTTTTATTGTTTCCTCATTCTGAACAATCATCAATTTTCAGCCTCATCATTCATAATTTCTGATTTTTTTACAGACTTTATTGGTATATTTGCAATCAAAGCAGGTACAAATTCACCTTTTTGCTCAGAGGGAGTTCTTGTTATCTGAATCTCCAATAGTTTATCATCAATTACTATATATTTTTGTATCGCATTCAGTATTTCATTTTTGATAAGCTCTAATAGCTCAGGCGAGACATTTGCCCTGTCATGGATTAAAACAAGTTTTAACCTTTCCTTTGCGATGTCTTTTGAAGATTGCTTGTTAAAAAACTTGTTAAAAAATTCAAACATCAACAATTCCTCCTATGAGTTATTTAAACCAAACAATCTCTTTATTTTGCCAAAAAAACCTAAGTTTTCTTCATTGCTCACAATAGGAATATCCTCACCTAATATTCTTCGTGCTATATTCCTATACTCCTGTCCTGCTCTTGATTTTTCGTCTGTCACAATTGGTTCTCCTTTGTTTGTAGAGATAATGATCTTCTCATCGTCTGGAATAATCCCTAAAAGGCTAATTGACAATATCTCTAAAATGTCATCAATGTCCATCATATCCCCTCGTTTTACCATGTCAAATCTAATCCTGTTAATGATAAGCTTTGGGTTATGTAATTCATAAGCCTCTAAAAGACCAATTATTCTATCAGCATCTCTGACAGCTGAAACCTCAGGAGTT
This Caldicellulosiruptor changbaiensis DNA region includes the following protein-coding sequences:
- the rodA gene encoding rod shape-determining protein RodA encodes the protein MIVQNEETIKKRYNVFLIVLMILLCVIGFVLIASASNILDTGKYKLVVSQVIWFCLGFVLFFVFSIIDYRILTNFYVIIYLIMIGLLLYVDINGINVLGGQRWIKIGPLSFQPSEISKLLIVIFFAKAVSMQENINTFKNLAKVLFFAIIPIVFVLKQPDLGTASVFVAIIVTILFVAGLSLRYFYIAMGALAVFIPIAWEFILLDYQKDRVRILFNPELDPLGKGWQVMYSKIAIGSGKLFGKGLFMGTINRLNYLPVKESDFIFGVAGEEIGFVGCIVIIVLYSLLIINLIKIASDCKDKIGSYIVAGIAGMFGFQMFVNIAMTLGIMPVTGIPLPFISYGGSSMLTSMASLGIVQNIYRENIKTMF
- the mgsA gene encoding methylglyoxal synthase, with product MNIALIAHDKKKELMVQFAIAYKFILSKHTLYATGTTGRLIQEATGLEVHRFLPGPLGGDQQIGSLIAYNQIDMVIFLRDPLTAQPHEPDVNALLRLCDVHNIPLATNIATAELLIKALDRGDLSWREIVNPKLQKNKSDK
- the steA gene encoding putative cytokinetic ring protein SteA, whose translation is MVKGKVKIDRKTKNLVKRLRPDDIPVILHEDIDEVAAYSLLEKKVKIIVNCAKSFTGRFPALGARILLSNGVTIIDDLGEDIFNQIKEGDLLEIKEDKIYLNGKYLCVAKYLKKDEFEYFYQKSFKEMENLLEDFIENTFEYAKKEKGFILGQFEMPELKTKIAGRHVLVVTRGSSFKKDIKAIKSYITEVKPVIIAVDGAADALLQEKIKPHIIIGDMDSVSEESLFMCDEIVVHSYPNGYAPGLKRIESLGLQAKVVACPGTSEDVALLLAYEKGAELIVSVGSHSSMLDFLEKGRKGMSSTFLVRLKIGSKLVDARGVSKLYTERVSLKYIGVLILSALIPILAILMVTPPFQYFFYLIQLKLRVILR
- the minE gene encoding cell division topological specificity factor MinE, which produces MFEFFNKFFNKQSSKDIAKERLKLVLIHDRANVSPELLELIKNEILNAIQKYIVIDDKLLEIQITRTPSEQKGEFVPALIANIPIKSVKKSEIMNDEAEN